In Candidatus Eisenbacteria bacterium, the DNA window GATAGGTGTCAATTATAACAGACATCCACTCAGAAGCTCAAGGGGGGAGGTTGCTTCCGGGTCGAGCGGCGTCGGGTTGCCATCCCGGGCGGTTGCTCGTGCCTTGGCCCAGGGGGCCCGCCGGTGCCTCAGCCGAAGGTGGGAGCGGGTGCGCGTCTACCACCCCTCGCACGGCCTCTTCAGTTGACGGACGGGCTCGCGATCCGGTCCGACCACTCCTTCAGGACGGCCACGATCTCGGGATTGAACTCTCCAGGCCTTCCTTGGCGTTCCCAGCTCTCCCTCTCGGAGGCGCTGCGATAGAAGCCGTGGTCGCTCGTCTCGAGGACGCGGAACTCCCCGCGGCCGGGATTGGACTGGTTCACGAGGCTCGCGATCAGGCGGTGGTCCGCTTCGCTCGAGACGAAGTCGCCGCGGCCCCACAGCGCGAGCGCGTGCCCCGGGAACGCGCTCCATGCCGCACCCAGGCTCTTCGCGGAGATCTGGTGGAGAAATCGATAATGAAGCCCGGCGAAGTAGGTCCCCTGCGTCAGCGTGCTGTCGACCCACGCTTCCAGCGAAGGGTCCTTCTCGATCGCCTGGTCCGGCGTGAGTCCCTTCCGGCTCATCCAGTAGTGGGCATCCGCGAGGATCGCGACGGAGGAGTCGACCGCCCCGGGTGAGATCCCCGCCAGCGCGGTTTGGCGGCGGTCGTTCTCGAGCAGGTACTCGAGCCAGGTGCGCGAGAGCGTGCCGTAGACCGCGATGCCGTGCACGGGCATCTCCGTCGCGAGAAGCGGTCCCCAGACGCCGCCCATGCTGTGTCCGAAGATGAGAATGCGGTCGGGATCGACACGCGGATCGGAGCGGAGCGTGCGCAGTGCCTGACGGAACCCGTCCAGCTGCGTGTCGAAGTCGACATCCTGGAGCGGTCCTCCCTCGCTGTCCCCGCACCCCGGTTTGTCCACACGAAGGGTGACGTACCCGCGGCGGGTGAAGTCGTCGATGATCGCGGCGTACCCGCCGGTGGTCGCCGGAACGTTCTCCACGCTGAACGTGCCGACTCCCTGGATCAGGAAGAGAGCCGGACGGCGCGCCGCTTCGCCCCGCGGACGCGTCCAGAGGAGCCGCAGACGCCCTCCCGAGCTTTCGACCGAGGCGTACTCGACCTCGTAGTCGGGCGACTCCTCCCGGGGCATCGGCCGGAGCGGCACGCGCTGCGTGCGCCGGGAACCGTCGCGCCAGAGGACGAGCTCGATCGCGGGCTTTCCCTTCTTGCTCCCCACCGTCCGCACGAAGTCCTGGGGCCTCCCCACCGGGGTCCGGTCGATGGACACGACGACGTCGCCGGCGCGAAGCTTCGCGGCCTCCGCGCTGGAGCCGGGGATCACCCGGACGATCTCGACGCCGCTGGAGTCCGCGAGCTTCTGGCGCGCTCGCGTCTCGGCGGAGAGGGGCGCGACTTGCGTGCCGAGGAAGGCGCGGCGCGGGAGCGGATCGGCCGAGCGGGGCGCCTTGGATGCCTTGGCGGCGAGAGCCGCCTCGGGGAAGGACATCCCCCCTGCGATGAGTCCTGCGATGACGACGCGGGCGAGGTACGAGGACGACCGGTGCATGGGGAGTCTCCAGGGCGAGGTGGTTCGGGCGGCGGCCATGCTTCTTGGAGAGAACCGATGCGCGAAGGGTTGACCTCCGCCGCTCCGATCGCTCCCGGGGGCCGGGGGGCGCGCTCCGGATCGACATGGAGAAGGTCGCTCCCGTGGCCGATAGCTTGGTATGCCCCGGAGGCAGGACCCGTGAGCGCACGAAGACACCTTCTCCTCGTGGCCGTACTCGCCTGCATCGCGCTGGCTTCCCTGGCGGACGCGCGCCCCGGCTTCTACGATTACTGGAAGGCCGGGACGAAGAGAAAGCGCTCCGGATCCACCCTGCCGCAGGGCCGCGAGTCCACGTCGAACCAACGTGCCGCTCCACGGAAGACCGCCCCGGAGAGCGGTCCGGAGCCATGGACCTCGAGCTGGTTCTCGGATCCGAAGCTCGTGGAGGAGCACCTCGCCGCCATGACCCAGACGATCCGGAAGCCGCTGATCGGAGAGCGGTTCCCCTTGCCGCGAGGTGGAGGGTTCGCGTGCTCCCGACGCGACGGCGGGCCGGGGGCACCGGGTCTCCTGCTCTCGATCGAGTGCCACGGCCCGGACCTCGGCGGCGAACGGAGGAACGAGTTCTACGCGCCTTCCGAGGAAGCGCCGGCGACCCTCGAGCGGGTCCGCTGGATCATCGTGGCACGCGACACGGTCGCTTCGGATCGGTGGCGTGCCGTCATGCTAGCGCTGGGCGATTCGCTCTCCCGCGCGGCCGGAGCACCGGAGGCGGTCCACGCGGACAGCATGGGCGCCGCGTGCGATCTCGACGGATACACCGCCACGATGCGGCTGCATGCCTCGGCGGCGCGGATGGACTCGTTCGAGATACGCTGCGAGTCCGATCGCCTGCGCGGGGACCGCGCCGCGAACCCCTGAACTAGGCCCTCCTCGAGCCGCGCCGCACACCTACTTCCCGGGCCACCATCCCGGACCGCTTCCGGTCCTGCTCCGCACGCAGACGGCGCTCGCTCCCCGGCGGGAGTTCTCCCGGCGTGAGATCCGGGAGTCTAAGGCGAACTCCGTCTCCGCAGGCGAGGACGACGGCCCAGCTCCCGTGTGTAGTCTGGCGCACGCTGCCGGCCGGCTCATGCAACGGTGACGTGGGCCGGCTTCCGATGGAGGCAGACTCCGCCGACGTACGGACGCGACAGCCGCTCGTACGTCTCGTATGCCATCCGCGCGATCTCATGATGATTCCCTGCCTGGAACCAGATGTCGTGTTCCGCGAGACAGGGATCCACGTACATCCTGAGGCCGTACAGGTGGCCAAACGGAGGCATGGCGCCCAGCTCGCAATCCGGGAAGATGCTGCGCAGGTCCTCCTCGGGTGCCAGCTCCAGACCGGGCCGGCCCGTCGTGCTCCTCAACGTCTCCAGGTCCACGTGCTCGCTGGCCGGCAGCGCCACCATCAGGTGATCCACTCCGTCCCGCAGCACCACGACTTTCGCCATGTTCCGCCTTGGGAGATGACTGGCGTGGGCCACTTCCTGTGCCGTGAAGACTTCACGATGCGGCTGCACCTCCACCCGCACACCCCTGCTTCGGATCAGCTCCCCAAGGCGTCTATTGATCGCCATGACGTCCTCCTCTTCAGGTCAGTCCCGCTCGTCCACCTCGGGCGACGCC includes these proteins:
- a CDS encoding alpha/beta fold hydrolase, with protein sequence MHRSSSYLARVVIAGLIAGGMSFPEAALAAKASKAPRSADPLPRRAFLGTQVAPLSAETRARQKLADSSGVEIVRVIPGSSAEAAKLRAGDVVVSIDRTPVGRPQDFVRTVGSKKGKPAIELVLWRDGSRRTQRVPLRPMPREESPDYEVEYASVESSGGRLRLLWTRPRGEAARRPALFLIQGVGTFSVENVPATTGGYAAIIDDFTRRGYVTLRVDKPGCGDSEGGPLQDVDFDTQLDGFRQALRTLRSDPRVDPDRILIFGHSMGGVWGPLLATEMPVHGIAVYGTLSRTWLEYLLENDRRQTALAGISPGAVDSSVAILADAHYWMSRKGLTPDQAIEKDPSLEAWVDSTLTQGTYFAGLHYRFLHQISAKSLGAAWSAFPGHALALWGRGDFVSSEADHRLIASLVNQSNPGRGEFRVLETSDHGFYRSASERESWERQGRPGEFNPEIVAVLKEWSDRIASPSVN
- a CDS encoding YbaK/EbsC family protein codes for the protein MAINRRLGELIRSRGVRVEVQPHREVFTAQEVAHASHLPRRNMAKVVVLRDGVDHLMVALPASEHVDLETLRSTTGRPGLELAPEEDLRSIFPDCELGAMPPFGHLYGLRMYVDPCLAEHDIWFQAGNHHEIARMAYETYERLSRPYVGGVCLHRKPAHVTVA